The stretch of DNA GACAGGGCAAACTGCCCCCCTGACGCCATGAGGACCTGACCCCCTCGATGAGCGAGGAGGTCGAGATGATCAGGAACGAGGATCAGGCTCTTCAGCGGACGGACGATCCGCGGAGGACCGAGATGAAGACGCCGGACGACGTGTCGGCGATGGTGCGGCTGAAGGCGCTGGGCTGGGGCGCCAAGCGGATCGCGACCGAGCTCGGCTGTTCGAAGAATACGGTCAAGCACTGGCTCCGTCAGGGCGATTGGCGCCCCTCTAAAACGCCCTCACGGTCGAAGCGGCTCGACGGCTTGACGGACTGGTTGGCCGAACGGTTCCGGCAGCATGCGGGCAACGCCGACGTCGTGCGCCAGGACCTCGCCAACGAGAAGAACATCCACGTCAGCCTGCGCACCGTGGAACGGGCCGTGGCGCCGTTGCGGCGGGACTTGGTGATCGCCGCGCGGGCGAGCGTGCGGTTCGAGACGCGGCCAGGTGAGCAGATGCAGATCGACTTCGGCGAGCGGCGGATCGAGATCGGCGGCGTGCCGACCCGGGTTTCGCTGTTCGTGGCGACGCTCGGCTACTCGCGCCGCCTGCACGTGCGCGCCTTCGGCCACGAGCGGCAGGAGGACTGGTTCGCCGGATTGGAGAGCGCCTTCCAGGCGTTCGGCGGCGTGCCGCGCGAGGTGCTGCTCGACAATGCCCGCGCCCTGGTCCTGCACCATGACCCGGTCAGCCGCGAGGTCATCCTGCATCCGCGCTTGCACGCCTTCTCCCGGCATTGGGGCTTCCGGGTGCGAGCCTGCGCCCCGTACCGGGCGCGCACGAAGGGCAAGGACGAGCGCGGCGTTGGCTACGTCAAGAAGAACGCAGTGGCCGGTCGCCGCTTTGCGAGCTTTGCCGCCCTGGAGGCGCATCTCGACGCCTGGACACGGGACGTGGCCGACCGGCGCGCGCACGGCACGACCGGTGAGGCGCCGCACGCGCGGTTCGCCCGGGACGAGGCCCGGGCGCTGCGGCCGCTGGCGGGCGTGCCGCCATTCTCCGCCGCGCGCGACCTCGTG from Methylobacterium sp. PvR107 encodes:
- the istA gene encoding IS21 family transposase, with the translated sequence MKTPDDVSAMVRLKALGWGAKRIATELGCSKNTVKHWLRQGDWRPSKTPSRSKRLDGLTDWLAERFRQHAGNADVVRQDLANEKNIHVSLRTVERAVAPLRRDLVIAARASVRFETRPGEQMQIDFGERRIEIGGVPTRVSLFVATLGYSRRLHVRAFGHERQEDWFAGLESAFQAFGGVPREVLLDNARALVLHHDPVSREVILHPRLHAFSRHWGFRVRACAPYRARTKGKDERGVGYVKKNAVAGRRFASFAALEAHLDAWTRDVADRRAHGTTGEAPHARFARDEARALRPLAGVPPFSAARDLVRRVGADCAVSVDGNAYSVPWRLIGERVRVTVSGAVVRVHHGGREVAVHAALKGRHGRVVDDAHLAGLVGSRERPAHRLDPSSAMPPALLRPLAEYEAVAGGGF